The following proteins are encoded in a genomic region of Toxotes jaculatrix isolate fToxJac2 chromosome 3, fToxJac2.pri, whole genome shotgun sequence:
- the fam72a gene encoding protein FAM72A, with protein sequence MSTSNANFKNKCVTQVNCIFCDSLLCTRGMKAVLLADTEVELFSTDIPPNRTVDFVASCYSTESCKCKLRDIACLKCGNVVGYHVVAPCKPCLLSCNNGHFWMFNSDAVSTLNRLDSTGLNLLLWGDLPELDDSENEESETPSEEECIR encoded by the exons ATGTCTACATCCAACGCTAATTTCAAAAACAAGTGTGTGACACAGGTGAACTGCATCTTTTGCGATAGTCTGCTCTGCACGAGAGGCATGAAAGCAGTGCTTCTTGCAGACACCGAAGTTGAGCTCTTTTCGACTGATATACCTCCCAATAG AACTGTTGACTTTGTGGCCAGCTGCTACTCTACTGAAAGCTGCAAATGCAAACTGAGAGACATCGCATGTCTCAAGTG tGGAAACGTTGTGGGCTATCACGTTGTGGCCCCCTGTAAACCCTGCCTGCTTTCCTGTAACAACGGCCATTTCTGGATGTTCAACAGTGATGCCGTATCTACTCTCAACAGGCTGGATTCGACAG GTCTCAATCTGCTCCTGTGGGGAGATCTTCCCGAGTTGGATGATAGCGAGAATGAAGAATCAGAAACCCCATCAGAGGAGGAGTGCATTAGGtag
- the LOC121178954 gene encoding zinc finger BED domain-containing protein 4-like → MLPVEEDSTTVSMMKKAIFNNLSDRYTGPGDNHLLDCTALDPRFRSLPHLTEDQRQDVFQRVKEKAVQIHNQTNSSVEETNEGVTDTGASTHAAEQPAVPADMVESDLQQPPLKKTALEDLLEGTFTESIGVAQTNHMCGIEAEIVRYRSEMSISLTSCPLKWWKENSKFYPLLSPLAKAYLTTPATSVPSERVFSTAGDVVTSQRSQLRPENVDMLIFLKRNLKVSSYTSQSFFI, encoded by the exons ATGTTGCCTGTAGAAGAGGACTCCACCACGGTGAGCATGATGAAGAAAGCCATCTTCAACAATTTATCAGACAGATACACTGGCCCTGGGGACAACCATCTGCTGGACTGCACTGCATTAGACCCCAGATTCCGCTCTCTACCTCATCTTACTGAAGATCAGCGCCAGGATGTGTTCCAGAGGGTGAAGGAGAAAGCTGTGCAGATACATAACCAG ACCAATTCCTCTGTGGAGGAAACTAATGAGGGTGTAACAGACACCGGTGCCTCTACacatgcagcagagcagcctgcTGTCCCAGCAGACATGGTGGAATCAGACCTTCAACAACCACCTCTCAAGAAGACTGCATTGGAAGATCTCCTAGAAGGGACTTTCACAGAAAGTATAGGGGTAGCACAGACCAATCACATGTGTGGGATTGAGGCAGAAATTGTCAGGTACAGAAGTGAAATGTCTATTTCCCTCACAAGCTGCCCACTCAAATGGTGGAAGGAGAACAGTAAGTTTTACCCACTGCTTTCACCTCTAGCAAAGGCTTACCTCACCACACCAGCCACCTCTGTCCCTAGTGAAAGGGTCTTTTCGACCGCAGGGGATGTTGTAACCTCACAGAGATCTCAGCTTCGGCCTGAGAATGTTGACATGCTGATTTTCCTCAAGAGAAACCTTAAAGTTTCAAGCTACACAAGCCAGTCTTTCTTTATTTGA